CCAGCTCGGCACCGGCGGTCGCCTCGGCGTACGGGGCGAGGGTGACCTCGGGGTGCTCGCCGAGCCACGCGCCGACGTCGGGTTCGGTACGCGCCAGCGTGGCCTCCGGGTCGCGGGTGCCGACGGTGACGGTGTGGCCGAGTCCGGACAGCCGGGCGGCGAGGGCCTGCCCGACCATGCCGGTGCCGAGGACGGCGATCTTCATCTGCTGCTCCTGACGAGGGGTAGACAGACCGGTCTGCCTGTCGTTGGCTGGACCGTAGCAGACAGATCTGTCTACTATCAACGCGTGGCACCGTCCCCCGCGCGGCAGCGCATCCTCGACACGGCGTTCCGCCTCTTCTACCGCCACGGGCTGCGGGCGGTGGGCGTCGACCTGCTGATCGCGGAGTCGGGCGTGGCCAAGGCGACCTTCTACAAGCACTTCCCGGGCAAGGACGACCTGGTGCTCGCCTACCTCGACCGGGTCGACGAGGTGTGGACCGGTCAGCTCCGGGCGGCGGCGTCGGCCGCGGGCACCCGCCCGGCCGACCAGCTCGTGGGCCTCTTCGACGCCCTCGGCACGGCGTGCCGGCGGGAGGGCTATCGCGGCTGCGCCTTCCTCAACGCCGCCGCGGAGTCCACGCCCGGCGGTCCGGTGCACCAGCGGACGGTGGCGCACAAGCGTGGGGTCCGCACGTGGGTGCAGGACCTCGCGACCGACGCGGGGGCCGAGCGGCCCGACGCCCTGGCCCGGGCGCTGACCCTGTTGCTCGACGGCGGACTGGCCGACGGCGCCCTCGAGGCCGACCCGGCCGTCGCCGACCAGGCCCGGGAGAGCGCCCGGCAGCTGGTGGCCGCCGCGGTCGGCTGACCCGGGGCCCGGGGCCCGCGCGCCGCACGTGGTCCGGGTCACGGCGCAGGGCGTCCCGTCCCCGCTAGGTTCGCCGGATGACCGACATCGAGGCCCTGCAGGAGACCGTCGAGATCAGCGCCCCGCCGGAGCGGGTCTGGTCGCTGGTGACCGACCTGCCGCGGATGGCGTCCTGGAGCCCGCAGGTGGTCCGCACCTTCGTCCGCGGCCCGGTGGAGCTCGGCACCCGCGCGGTCAACGTCAACCGCCGGGGCGTCCTGCTCTGGCCGACCCGCTCCAAGGTCGTCCGCTTCGAGCCGCACCGCGACTTCGCGTTCCACATCTTGGACAACGGGGTGATCTGGTCCTTCCGGCTGGAGCCCACCGCGACCGGGACCAGGGTGACCCAGCAGCGCGAGACCCCGGACGGCATCACGCCGATCTCGTTGCGGCTCCAGGACGCCGTGCTCGGTGGCGTCGGCCGGTTCACCGGCGAGCTCCGCGACGGGATGCGCGACACCCTCGGCCGGATCAAGGCCGACGCCGAGGCCTGACCCCTACTCCTCGTCGAGGGAGAGCGGGCGGGAGTGCTCGATGGCCTCGACCTCCGGGTCGTCGCGGGCAGCGAGCACGGCCGAGGCCGACGCCTCCGCGGTGAACAGCACGTCGTCGACCCGGGCACGGACGGTGAACCCCTCGGGCACGTAGCCCGGACGGCACACCTTGACGATCACCCGGGTCGGCTCGGCGTCCGCGTCGGGAGCGGCCGCGTCGGGCTCCTCCCCGGACTCGGCGTCGAACTGCAACGGCTCGGGCACGCTCGCAGCGTACTCGCGGTGCCCGTGCCGGTCGTGGTCACGGGCCCGCCAGCGCCTTCACCATGGCGGCCAGGCTGACCCGGCCGGCGCCGTAGCGGTCGTCCCAGGCACCCGCGACCGGAGGGTCGGGCCGGCAGCTCGCGGCCACGATGGACCTGATCTCGTCGACGTCGAGCTGTCGCTGCCGGCGGGCCGCCTCGGCCAGCAGCACCGCGACGCAGCCGGCGACGGCCGGGCTGGCCATGCTCGTCCCCGACTTCCGGGTCGTCCCGGTCCCGGTCGTCGACGACGCGGCCACCACGTCGTGGCCCGGCGCCGAGACCTCGGGCTTCTC
This genomic interval from Nocardioides euryhalodurans contains the following:
- a CDS encoding TetR/AcrR family transcriptional regulator produces the protein MAPSPARQRILDTAFRLFYRHGLRAVGVDLLIAESGVAKATFYKHFPGKDDLVLAYLDRVDEVWTGQLRAAASAAGTRPADQLVGLFDALGTACRREGYRGCAFLNAAAESTPGGPVHQRTVAHKRGVRTWVQDLATDAGAERPDALARALTLLLDGGLADGALEADPAVADQARESARQLVAAAVG
- a CDS encoding SRPBCC family protein yields the protein MTDIEALQETVEISAPPERVWSLVTDLPRMASWSPQVVRTFVRGPVELGTRAVNVNRRGVLLWPTRSKVVRFEPHRDFAFHILDNGVIWSFRLEPTATGTRVTQQRETPDGITPISLRLQDAVLGGVGRFTGELRDGMRDTLGRIKADAEA